In Hevea brasiliensis isolate MT/VB/25A 57/8 chromosome 13, ASM3005281v1, whole genome shotgun sequence, a single genomic region encodes these proteins:
- the LOC110662009 gene encoding elongation factor 2, with product MVKFTAEELRRIMDFKHNIRNMSVIAHVDHGKSTLTDSLVAAAGIIAQEVAGDVRMTDTRQDEAERGITIKSTGISLYYEMSDDALKSYKGERNGNEYLINLIDSPGHVDFSSEVTAALRITDGALVVVDCVEGVCVQTETVLRQALGERIRPVLTVNKMDRCFLELQVDGEEAYQTFQRVIENANVIMATYEDPLLGDCQVYPEKGTVAFSAGLHGWAFTLTNFAKMYASKFGVDEAKMMERLWGENFFDPATKKWTTKNTGSPTCKRGFVQFCYEPIKQIINTCMNDQKDKLWPMLQKLGVTMKSEEKDLMGKALMKRVMQTWLPASNALLEMMIFHLPSPATAQKYRVENLYEGPLDDPYATAIRNCDPEGPLMLYVSKMIPASDKGRFFAFGRVFSGKVSTGLKVRIMGPNYVPGEKKDLYVKSVQRTVIWMGKKQETVEDVPCGNTVAMVGLDQFITKNATLTNEKEVDAHPIRAMKFSVSPVVRVAVQCKVASDLPKLVEGLKRLAKSDPMVVCTIEESGEHIIAGAGELHLEICLKDLQDDFMGGAEIIKSDPVVSFRETVLEKSCRIVMSKSPNKHNRLYMEARPMEDGLAEAIDEGRIGPRDDPKARAKILSEEFGWDKDLAKKIWCFGPETTGPNMVVDMCKGVQYLNEIKDSVVAGFQWASKEGALAEENMRGICFEVCDVVLHADAIHRGGGQIIPTARRVIYASQLTAKPRLLEPVYLVEIQAPEQALGGIYSVLNQKRGHVFEELQRPGTPLYNIKAYLPVVESFGFSGTLRAATSGQAFPQCVFDHWDMMSSDPLEAGSQAAQLVSDIRKRKGLKEQMTPLSEYEDKL from the exons ATG GTGAAGTTTACAGCTGAGGAGCTTCGTCGTATTATGGACTTTAAGCACAACATTCGGAACATGTCTGTCATTGCCCATGTTGATCATG GGAAGTCAACACTTACCGACTCTCTTGTGGCTGCTGCTGGTATTATAGCACAAGAAGTTGCTGGTGATGTTCGTATGACTGATACACGTCAAGATGAAGCAGAGCGTGGTATTACAATTAAATCTACTGGTATCTCACTTTACTATGAAATGAGTGATGATGCCCTTAAAAGTTACAAGGGAGAGAGGAATGGAAATGAGTATCTCATCAATCTCATTGATTCCCCTGGACATGTTGACTTTTCATCTGAAGTCACGGCTGCTCTTCGTATTACTGATGGTGCACTTGTGGTGGTTGATTGTGTGGAGGGTGTATGTGTCCAAACTGAAACTGTGCTTCGTCAGGCCTTGGGTGAAAGGATCAGGCCTGTCTTAACTGTCAACAAGATGGACAGATGCTTCCTTGAGCTCCAGGTTGATGGAGAGGAGGCTTATCAAACATTCCAAAGGGTTATTGAAAATGCTAATGTCATCATGGCAACATATGAAGATCCTCTTCTTGGTGATTGTCAGGTCTACCCTGAGAAAGGAACTGTAGCTTTTTCTGCTGGTTTGCATGGTTGGGCTTTCACTTTGACAAACTTTGCCAAGATGTATGCCTCAAAGTTTGGAGTTGATGAGGCTAAGATGATGGAAAGGCTATGGGGTGAGAACTTCTTTGACCCCGCTACGAAGAAGTGGACTACCAAGAACACTGGCTCTCCAACTTGCAAGCGTGGCTTTGTGCAGTTCTGTTATGAGCCCATCAAGCAGATTATTAATACTTGCATGAATGACCAGAAGGACAAATTGTGGCCAATGTTGCAAAAGCTTGGTGTTACCATGAAGTCTGAGGAGAAGGATTTGATGGGCAAGGCTTTGATGAAGCGTGTTATGCAGACATGGCTTCCTGCAAGTAATGCTCTATTGGAAATGATGATCTTTCATCTTCCTTCTCCTGCCACGGCTCAGAAGTATCGTGTTGAGAACTTGTATGAGGGTCCTCTTGATGATCCTTATGCTACAGCTATTAGGAACTGTGATCCTGAAGGCCCACTTATGCTTTATGTTTCTAAGATGATTCCAGCTTCTGACAAGGGTAGGTTCTTTGCATTCGGTCGTGTATTCTCTGGAAAGGTCTCAACCGGTCTAAAGGTCAGGATCATGGGTCCAAACTATGTCCCTGGTGAGAAGAAAGACTTGTACGTTAAGAGTGTTCAGAGAACTGTTATTTGGATGGGAAAGAAGCAGGAAACTGTTGAGGATGTCCCTTGTGGTAACACTGTTGCCATGGTTGGTTTGGATCAATTTATCACTAAGAATGCAACTTTGACCAATGAGAAGGAAGTTGATGCCCATCCCATTCGTGCTATGAAGTTCTCTGTCTCACCAGTCGTGCGTGTGGCTGTTCAATGTAAGGTTGCATCTGATCTCCCCAAGCTTGTTGAAGGTCTGAAGCGTTTGGCCAAGTCAGATCCTATGGTGGTTTGTACAATTGAGGAGTCTGGAGAACACATCATTGCTGGTGCTGGAGAACTTCATCTTGAGATCTGCTTGAAGGATTTGCAGGATGATTTCATGGGTGGAGCAGAGATCATTAAATCAGACCCTGTTGTGTCCTTCCGGGAGACTGTCCTTGAGAAATCCTGCCGTATAGTGATGAGCAAGTCCCCCAACAAGCACAATCGTCTTTACATGGAGGCAAGGCCTATGGAGGATGGGCTTGCTGAGGCTATTGATGAGGGTCGTATTGGTCCAAGGGATGATCCAAAGGCACGTGCAAAGATATTGTCCGAGGAATTTGGTTGGGATAAGGATCTGGCAAAGAAAATTTGGTGTTTTGGTCCTGAGACTACTGGGCCTAACATGGTTGTTGATATGTGTAAGGGAGTTCAGTACCTCAATGAAATCAAGGATTCTGTTGTTGCTGGATTCCAGTGGGCATCAAAAGAAGGGGCTCTAGCTGAAGAGAACATGAGGGGTATCTGTTTTGAAGTCTGTGATGTGGTTCTACATGCTGATGCTATTCACAGAGGTGGAGGTCAGATCATTCCAACTGCTAGGAGGGTTATCTACGCTTCACAACTTACAGCCAAGCCCAGGCTTCTTGAGCCAGTTTACTTGGTCGAGATTCAAGCGCCAGAGCAGGCCCTCGGTGGCATCTACAGTGTTCTTAACCAGAAACGTGGGCATGTCTTTGAGGAATTGCAAAGGCCTGGTACCCCCCTGTACAACATCAAGGCATACCTCCCAGTTGTCGAGTCCTTCGGATTCTCTGGCACTTTGAGGGCTGCCACATCAGGACAAGCTTTCCCGCAGTGTGTGTTTGATCATTGGGACATGATGTCTTCGGATCCATTGGAGGCTGGGTCGCAAGCTGCACAGCTTGTATCAGACATCCGCAAGAGGAAGGGCTTGAAGGAACAGATGACACCTCTATCTGAGTACGAGGACAAGCTGTAA